Proteins co-encoded in one candidate division KSB1 bacterium genomic window:
- a CDS encoding alpha-N-arabinofuranosidase, producing MKRWFVLLILLPIISSAQNATIKIDVERIVGEIDPKIYGVFMEPINFSGRRMGLPDTTFFSTLYGSLYDPASPLADEKGFRRDYIEAMKELKITNMRWPGGNFVMGYDWRDGIGPKEQRPVRINLAWGGRETNQVGTDEWVALNRAIGSENVVCVNLGLADIRDACAWVEYCNYPKGTYYSDLRIRYGHPEPYNIRYWDLGNEVDGAPWELGHKNADDYVKLAREAAKAMRSVDKSIKLIASGSSYYESTGQWVEWNRKVLEGLGDVIDYISIHRYWENSPDYYTYMGASAMDFEEKIRIPAATIETVKAMKGFTRPIYISFDEWGIMSRNFLSVLPIAQCLNSFLRHADVVKMANFTMLTSLLSSDREKGTFKTPLFYLFKLYSNNCRGVSVDAFVRCERFDTEKYKGIPYLDVTATYSEESRILCINVVNRHKEKSITAELTSVSAAFDGKASAYVVTAKSLEEPFSFDKQKDYLPLVQPVESKGKTLSFTFPAHSFTQIQVPLKVKA from the coding sequence ATGAAGAGATGGTTTGTTTTGTTGATCCTGCTGCCGATAATCTCTTCGGCGCAAAATGCGACGATTAAAATCGATGTCGAAAGAATCGTCGGCGAAATCGACCCAAAAATTTACGGCGTCTTTATGGAGCCCATCAATTTCAGCGGCAGAAGAATGGGCCTGCCCGACACAACCTTTTTCAGCACGCTGTACGGCAGTTTGTATGATCCGGCTTCGCCGCTTGCCGATGAAAAAGGGTTCCGCCGCGATTATATCGAGGCCATGAAGGAACTCAAGATTACCAACATGCGCTGGCCGGGAGGCAATTTTGTAATGGGTTATGATTGGCGTGACGGCATCGGTCCGAAAGAGCAGCGGCCGGTGCGCATCAACCTGGCCTGGGGCGGCCGCGAGACCAATCAGGTGGGAACGGATGAATGGGTTGCCCTCAATCGGGCAATAGGCAGCGAAAACGTCGTTTGTGTCAACTTGGGCCTTGCCGACATACGCGATGCGTGCGCCTGGGTGGAATACTGCAATTATCCCAAGGGAACCTATTACTCTGACCTGCGCATCCGCTACGGCCATCCGGAACCATACAACATTCGCTATTGGGATCTCGGCAACGAGGTGGACGGCGCTCCCTGGGAGCTGGGCCACAAAAACGCCGACGATTACGTCAAACTAGCCCGCGAAGCCGCCAAAGCTATGCGCTCGGTCGACAAATCGATCAAACTGATCGCCTCAGGCTCCTCCTATTATGAAAGCACCGGCCAATGGGTGGAATGGAACCGCAAGGTGCTGGAAGGACTCGGCGACGTGATCGACTATATTTCCATTCATCGCTACTGGGAGAATTCGCCCGATTATTATACCTATATGGGCGCGAGCGCCATGGATTTCGAAGAAAAGATCCGCATACCGGCCGCCACCATCGAGACCGTTAAAGCCATGAAGGGTTTTACCCGCCCCATTTACATTTCCTTCGACGAGTGGGGTATTATGAGCCGAAATTTTCTGTCGGTCTTGCCGATCGCCCAATGCCTGAACTCTTTTCTGCGCCATGCCGACGTCGTCAAAATGGCCAATTTTACGATGCTCACTTCGCTGCTGAGCTCCGACCGCGAAAAAGGCACTTTTAAAACGCCTTTGTTCTACCTGTTCAAGCTCTATTCCAACAACTGCCGCGGCGTCTCGGTCGATGCTTTTGTTCGTTGCGAGAGGTTTGACACGGAAAAGTATAAAGGAATCCCTTACCTGGACGTCACCGCGACGTATTCTGAAGAAAGCAGGATTCTTTGCATTAATGTCGTCAACCGACATAAGGAAAAATCGATTACGGCGGAGCTGACCAGCGTTTCCGCCGCTTTTGACGGCAAAGCATCCGCCTATGTGGTCACCGCTAAATCGCTTGAAGAACCCTTTAGCTTCGACAAACAAAAGGATTATCTGCCGCTTGTACAGCCGGTTGAAAGCAAAGGAAAGACTCTCTCCTTTACTTTTCCGGCTCATTCTTTTACGCAAATTCAGGTTCCTCTCAAGGTCAAAGCTTGA